TTGCGCGCAATGGAATTTGGTATGCCTCCCGCTGCCGGACTCGGAATGGGAATTGACCGATTGACAATGCTTCTTACGAATCAACATTCCATTCGCGATGTGGTTTTGTTTCCGCATATGAAACCGGAAAAGTAAATTCCAAATGACAAAAAACAAATTACAAATAAATTTCAAAATTCAATTTTCGAAAATTATCGTACGGATTTGAAATTTGTTCATTGGAATTTATTTGAAATTTGAAATTTGTTTTTTGGAGTTTTTCTCGAAAACGTTTTCGCTAAGCAAATGCAATTCATTATCGCTCTTCATAATCATCAACCAGTCGGAAACTTCGGTGAAGTTTTTGAAGAAGCGTATGCAAAATCCTACCACCCATTTCTCACAACACTCGAAAAATTTCCCAACGTAAAAGTTTCGCTGCACTATTCCGGAATTCTTCTCGAATGGATTCGGCAATATCGAAAAGAATTTTTTCCGCTTCTCAAAAAAATGATTGAACGCGAACAGGTCGAAATGCTTGGCGGCGGATTTTACGAACCGATTCTTTGTTCTATTCCTAAACGAGATCAAGTTTCTCAAATCAAAAAACTTTCCGCATATCTCAATAATCATTTTGGAGTAACAACGAAAGGCATTTGGCTCACAGAACGAGTTTGGGAACAATCGCTCGTTTCTTCCATCGTGGAAGCGGGAATTGAATTTACAATGCTTGACGACACGCATTTTTTCTACGCAGGATTAGAAGAAAAAAATATGCGAGGATTTTTTCTTACGGAAGATGAAGGAAATGTTTTGAAAATTTTTCCGATGAGTATGCAAATGCGGTATGCGATTCCGTTTCATACGATTGAAAAATTAGAAAATGAGTTGAGAGAAATTGAGAATGAAGTAGTTAGTAGCGAGAAGTCAGTAGTCAGTAGTCAGTTGTCAGTAGATAAAACTACAAACCACAAACCACAAACCACAAACCATAAACTTTCAAACTCGCAACCAGCAACTCGCAATTCGCAACTTTTACTCTACGGTGATGACGGAGAAAAATTCGGTGTATGGCCAAAAACGTACGAACACGTATTTGAGAAAAAGTGGTTAGAACAATTTTTTGAAATGCTCGAAGAAAATTCTTCGTGGTTACAAACGAAAAATTTTTCAGAAACCGTGAATGAAATTACTCCGCTTGGAACTATTTACTTACCGACTGCATCATATTCAGAAATGCTGCATTGGGCATTACCAACACAAGCGTTTGAAGAGTACGAAGATTTTGAGAAACAATTAGAGAAGAAAAAACTATTTGAAAAGAATAAGCGATTTGTGCGCGGTGGATATTGGAAAAATTTTTCGTTCAAATATTCGGAAGTCAATTGGTTGCATAAAAGGATGTTGAATGTTTCCAAACAAATTTCGTTGCAGACAAATCGAAATGATGCAATCCAAAAAGCGGAAGAGCACTTACATTCAGCGCAATGCAATGATGTGTATTGGCACGGAGTTTTTGGCGGATTGTATTTACCATGGCTTCGCCGTCCGATTTTTCAGAATTTGATTGCTGCAGAAAAAATTATTTCCAACAATGAAAATAAAATTTCTGAAATTGATTTGGACATAGACGGCGAAAAAGAAATTTGTGTTTCGACTCCATCGCTCAACCTTTTTTTGAAACCATCACTCGGAGGAGAAATTGCAGAAATAGATTTCAAGCCGATTGCACATAATTTGAGTGATGTGGTTACGAGAAGGAGAGAAGGTTATCATCGAAAAGTTTTTATTGCAAAGAAGGAAATTGAAAATGAAGTTGCAACGATTCACGATTCGGTAAAAACGAAAGAGGAGGGAATTGAACAGTATTTAGTTGAAGATAAATTTCGACGAATATCATTACTCGACCATTTTTTTGACGCGAAGATTTCGTTAGAAAATATTCGACAACAGAATTGGAAAACGATTTCAAACTTTGCGGAAGAACAGTATTCTTCTTCAATTCAAGAAACGGAAAATCAATTTCAAATTTCTTTACAGCGAAACGGAAATATTGTTCAACGTAAAAAAGAAATTCCAGTTCGGTTGCAAAAAAATATTTCAGTCCTCAAATCAAATGCGGAACTTGAAATTGTTTATAGCATAGTAAGTGAAGAAAAATTTTCTAACATTTATTTCGGCAGCGAATGGAATCTTACTCTTTCTGCAGGCGATGCCGATGATAGATATTTTCTCATCAATAATTCAAAACCGAAAAATTTTCATTTGCGAAGCGAAGGAATAAGTGAAAATGTTTCTTCACTGAAAATGATTGATGAATGGCTGAATATCGAAGTTGAATTTGTTTTCGATGAAGCAACAACGCTATGGCGATTCCCTGTTGAAACGGTTTCGCTTTCGGAAGATGGTTTTGAGCGCGTGTATCAAGGTTCGTGCTTACTACCGTTGTGGAATTTAAAAGGCATGAAGCATTTTGAAACATCGTATAGATTTTCAATTAGAAAATTCAAGTGAAACAACATTTTACTTTGCTTCTGTCATTGATTTCGATGAATAATATTTCGTTCTCTATTTCTGATTCTACCCAAACAGAAACTCAACAAATCAATTCAACACGCGTTGCATTGGTTTGCCTTGCAGCTTCTGGATTTATTGCGGCTGGACATTTTCAAAATTACGATGCGTGGTGGAAGGGAAACAGAAACGGATTTCGATTTGTATCTGGGAAAAAAGATGATGGAGAAAAGTACCGTAACGCGGATAAATTCGGTCACAACTATTATTCGTTTTTAGTGAGTGACGTAATTGGAAATGCTTTTGTTTGGTCGGGAATTGAAAAACGCAACGCATTTTTTTATGGTGGAACAATCGCGTGTTTATTTCAATCGTATGTAGAAGTGGAAGATGGAACGCATCCCGAATTAGGATTTTCGTTTGGTGATGCGGTTGCGAACATAACCGGTTCGTATTTTCCCTTATTGCAGAATGAATACCCGTTATTCAAAAATTTTACATTTAAGTACAGTATAATTGATGCAGGAAATGTGGAAAAAGGTTTGAATAGAACATTGATTGACGATTACGAAAGTCAATACTTTTGGTTGAGTGCGAAAATTCCCAAAATGATTTTTGGTTCGGAAAATTTTTTTGCAAGGTTTTTCAATGTTGCAGTTGGCTATAGTGTGAAAGGAATTCATCCGCCGATTCATCGAGAAGCGGAATGGTATGTTGCGCTCGATTACGATTTTGAAGCAATTCCAATTGAAGGAAGTTTTGCGCGTTCTTTTTTTCACGTGTTGAATTATTTTCATTTTCCCTCGCCGATGATTCGCGTTATGCCAAAGTTTATTTCGTATGGATTGCGATGGTAAAATTTTCCATTATCATTCCGACGCTCAATGAAGAAAAACTTCTTGAGAAATTGCTTTCTCAAATTACTGATGAAATCAAAAGTACATTTCAGTTGGAAATAATTGTTAGCGACGGTGGAAGTACGGATAGCACGATTTCTATTGCAAAAAAATATTCGGATGTAATTGTTCAAAAAGAAATAATCGAAAACGAAAATATTGCAATCGGAAGAAATCGCGGAGCAAAAATTGCGAACGGAGAAATTCTTGTTTTCTTAAATGCGGATACGCAATTTCAAAATGCAAAAGAGTTTTTTCGGGAAGTGATTTTTATTTTTGAAAAACAAAATATCGTTGGAATTACTTGTAGCGTGTATGTTGTGCCGAAGGAAGAACTCTTCGGTGATAGGATCATTCATTTTGTTATCAATCATTGGTTTTGGTTCTTGAATCTCGTTGGAATCGGAATGGGACGTGGTGAATGTCACGTTGTGAAGAAAGAAATTTTTCAACAACTTCATGGTTATAACGAACGAATGTCGGCGGGAGAAGATTTTGAATTTTTCACTCGACTAAAAAATAAAGGAGAACTAAAATTTTTGAGAAATATTGTTGTGTATGAATCTCCGCGTCGTTACAGAAAATACGGATATATGAAAGTATTATTTCAATGGTTTTTGAACGCAATGTATGGTGTACTATTTCGAAAGTCATATTCTACAAAGTGGGGAATAATTCGATGAAAAATACTTTCGCTTGGAAAACATATTTTTTTATATTTGAACCGAATTCAAAAATAAGTGCATTTTTTTTACAAAATAGATATTTCTAAAAACCAGAGGAGTCCTCATCTGTGAGAAAACGTTTTTCTCTATATACATTAATTGCTGTAACGATTGCATCCATACTTTTTGGAGCAGTGCTACAAACTGTTATTTCTGAAGATAATATATATCAGCAAGTTCGCAAGTTTTCTGAAATATTGAGTAATGCGCAGAAAAATTATGTAGATAATGTTGATACGGAACAATTGGTCGAAAGCGCAATCAATGGAATGTTGGAAACGCTTGACCCTCATTCGATTTATATCCCCGCCAAACAAATGCAAAAGGTTACTGAAGATTTTCAAGGTTCATTTGAAGGTATAGGAATTGAGTTCGATATTATCAATGATACGCTTACGGTTATATCGCCAATTCCTGGCGGTCCAAGCGAAGCATTGGGAATTCAAGCGGGAGATAAAATCATAAAGATTGATACTTCTAATGCAATTGGAATAAAACGTGATGATGTACCAAAAAAATTACGAGGGAAAAAAGGAACGAAAGTAAAAGTTGAAATTTTACGTTTAGAAGAAAGCAAATTATTGGAATATGAAATCATCCGCGACAAAATTCCTATTTATACTGTTGATGTTGCGTTTATGGTGAATAGCGAAATAGGATACATAAGCGTTAATAGATTTGCCGCAACCACGTATGAGGAGTTTGCGCAAGCGTTAACAACACTGAAAGAAGCGGGAATGAAAAAATTGATTTTGGATTTGCGGAACAATCCCGGAGGTTATCTTGACCAAGCGTTTCAGATGGCGGATGAATTTTTACCTGCGGGAAAGAAAATTGTGTACACAAAAGGGAGACAACCACAATTTAACGAAGAATATTCTTCCGATGGTAAAGGAAAATTTCAAACTATCCCGCTCGTTGTTTTGGTAAATCAGGGTTCTGCATCGGCGAGCGAAATTGTTTCCGGCGCAGTGCAGGATTGGGATAGAGGATTGATTGTCGGCGAAACCACGTTTGGAAAAGGATTAGTGCAGCGTCAATTTCCGTTACCTGATGGTTCAGCATTTCGGTTGACGACTGCGCGGTACTATACCCCTTCCGGAAGATTGATACAGCGTCCGTATGGGAGCGACCACACGGCCTACAGAAAAGAAGTAGCCGTAAGAGAAGAATCTGAAGGAGAAAATCTCGAACATTCAAACGAAGCCGATTCTACAAAGCCAAAATTCACAACAGCAGGAGGACGAACGGTTTTTGGCGGAGGTGGAATTACACCGGATTTTGTTATTAAAGCAGAAAAGTTGCAAAAATATACCGCACAACTACGCGGACGGTCTGTATTTCTGGAGTTTGCTAACAGATATATGGACAGGAATGGAACTTCCATACGCGCAAAGTATGAGAAAAAACTCGAAGTATATTTTAAGGAATTTACTATAACTCAAGAAATGGTTGATGAATTATTGGGAATAGCAAAAACAAAAAATATTGAAATGAATGAATCCGAATTTCAGAAAGACATTTCATACATCAAAGCATCAATGAAATCGCAAATTGGTCGAATGATGTTTGGTAATCAAGGTTGGTATCCAATTTTATTGAACGAAGATAATCAGTTTCTCAAGTCAAAAACACTTTTCCCGGAAGCAGAAAAATTGGCGCATTTCCGGTAATCACCGTGCGAAAAAATTCGTTACAACGATACACGATTTTAGTTGCAGTTGTATTATTATCGTTCTTCTATAATCTCTTTTCTGCACCGACGCCGATAGAAAGCGGGAACGTTGTTTTTTATGAAGGTGAAAACTTGCTATACAATGTTCGTTACGGATTTATTGATTTAGGCACCGTAAGAATGAAAACGTTCGGCAAATTTGTTAAAAACGGGAAAACACTTTGGAAGGTATGTTCATACATTGATTCGTACCAAGGTGTGCCATTTGTTGACCTACACGTCATTTACGAAAGCCATATAGACGAAAGCGGTTATCCATCGCAATTTACTGCACGAACGTTTGACGATGGCAAATGGTATTATACTGTTTATGATTTTGACCAGACGCAACACAAGATATTTGTAACGATTGGCACGGGAACGAAAGACGTAATGAAAAGCGCAACGTATCGCGATACGGTAGCGGTAAATAAAAAATATCAAGATGGTCTTTCGATATTTTATTATGCGCGTCAAAAATCCGGCTTAAATATGTTTGAAGTTATTCCAACATATCAGAACGAAAAAGTATCCACAACGGATTTACAATTCTCAAGTTCAGTTTCGTTGACAGAATTGGACGCAGTGGATTACCCAGTTTCGATACATTATTTAGAAGGGAAAGCAAATTTTATCGGTATCTTCGGACTAACGGGCGGTTTCCGTGGATGGTTTTCCAGCGACGATGCACGTGTTCCGATATTAGCAAAACTGAATGTATTGTTAGGGAGTGTAACATTTGAATTGATTGAGTGGAAACGTGGAACGTGGACTCCGCCGCATAGTTTTGACGAATAAAAAAGAATAAATTGCTAATACCGTATAAAAATATTTTACCGAATGTTCATCCAACAGTCTATATTGCTGAAGGAGCAAAAATTATTGGAGACGTTGTTATCGGAAAAAATTCCAGTATTTGGTTTAATGCCGTTGTACGCGGAGACGTGAACTATATTCGTATCGGTGAAAACACGAACATTCAAGATGGGTGTTTGTTGCACGTTCGCAATAATAAGTATCCGTTGGTACTTGGTTCCAATGTAACGTTAGGTCACGGAGTAATCGCCCATGGATGTATGATAGAAAACTATTGTTTATTAGGAATGGGTGTTATTGTTTTGGATAACGCTCGCATTGGTTCTTATTCGCTTATTGCCGCGGGAACAGTTGTCAAAGAACATCAAATAATTCCGGAAGGTATGTTGGTTGCAGGGATTCCTGCAAAAATACTTCGTCCCCTTTCAGAGGAGGAA
The window above is part of the Ignavibacteria bacterium genome. Proteins encoded here:
- a CDS encoding DUF1926 domain-containing protein, with the translated sequence MQFIIALHNHQPVGNFGEVFEEAYAKSYHPFLTTLEKFPNVKVSLHYSGILLEWIRQYRKEFFPLLKKMIEREQVEMLGGGFYEPILCSIPKRDQVSQIKKLSAYLNNHFGVTTKGIWLTERVWEQSLVSSIVEAGIEFTMLDDTHFFYAGLEEKNMRGFFLTEDEGNVLKIFPMSMQMRYAIPFHTIEKLENELREIENEVVSSEKSVVSSQLSVDKTTNHKPQTTNHKLSNSQPATRNSQLLLYGDDGEKFGVWPKTYEHVFEKKWLEQFFEMLEENSSWLQTKNFSETVNEITPLGTIYLPTASYSEMLHWALPTQAFEEYEDFEKQLEKKKLFEKNKRFVRGGYWKNFSFKYSEVNWLHKRMLNVSKQISLQTNRNDAIQKAEEHLHSAQCNDVYWHGVFGGLYLPWLRRPIFQNLIAAEKIISNNENKISEIDLDIDGEKEICVSTPSLNLFLKPSLGGEIAEIDFKPIAHNLSDVVTRRREGYHRKVFIAKKEIENEVATIHDSVKTKEEGIEQYLVEDKFRRISLLDHFFDAKISLENIRQQNWKTISNFAEEQYSSSIQETENQFQISLQRNGNIVQRKKEIPVRLQKNISVLKSNAELEIVYSIVSEEKFSNIYFGSEWNLTLSAGDADDRYFLINNSKPKNFHLRSEGISENVSSLKMIDEWLNIEVEFVFDEATTLWRFPVETVSLSEDGFERVYQGSCLLPLWNLKGMKHFETSYRFSIRKFK
- a CDS encoding DUF2279 domain-containing protein, which codes for MKQHFTLLLSLISMNNISFSISDSTQTETQQINSTRVALVCLAASGFIAAGHFQNYDAWWKGNRNGFRFVSGKKDDGEKYRNADKFGHNYYSFLVSDVIGNAFVWSGIEKRNAFFYGGTIACLFQSYVEVEDGTHPELGFSFGDAVANITGSYFPLLQNEYPLFKNFTFKYSIIDAGNVEKGLNRTLIDDYESQYFWLSAKIPKMIFGSENFFARFFNVAVGYSVKGIHPPIHREAEWYVALDYDFEAIPIEGSFARSFFHVLNYFHFPSPMIRVMPKFISYGLRW
- a CDS encoding glycosyltransferase, which produces MVKFSIIIPTLNEEKLLEKLLSQITDEIKSTFQLEIIVSDGGSTDSTISIAKKYSDVIVQKEIIENENIAIGRNRGAKIANGEILVFLNADTQFQNAKEFFREVIFIFEKQNIVGITCSVYVVPKEELFGDRIIHFVINHWFWFLNLVGIGMGRGECHVVKKEIFQQLHGYNERMSAGEDFEFFTRLKNKGELKFLRNIVVYESPRRYRKYGYMKVLFQWFLNAMYGVLFRKSYSTKWGIIR
- a CDS encoding S41 family peptidase gives rise to the protein MRKRFSLYTLIAVTIASILFGAVLQTVISEDNIYQQVRKFSEILSNAQKNYVDNVDTEQLVESAINGMLETLDPHSIYIPAKQMQKVTEDFQGSFEGIGIEFDIINDTLTVISPIPGGPSEALGIQAGDKIIKIDTSNAIGIKRDDVPKKLRGKKGTKVKVEILRLEESKLLEYEIIRDKIPIYTVDVAFMVNSEIGYISVNRFAATTYEEFAQALTTLKEAGMKKLILDLRNNPGGYLDQAFQMADEFLPAGKKIVYTKGRQPQFNEEYSSDGKGKFQTIPLVVLVNQGSASASEIVSGAVQDWDRGLIVGETTFGKGLVQRQFPLPDGSAFRLTTARYYTPSGRLIQRPYGSDHTAYRKEVAVREESEGENLEHSNEADSTKPKFTTAGGRTVFGGGGITPDFVIKAEKLQKYTAQLRGRSVFLEFANRYMDRNGTSIRAKYEKKLEVYFKEFTITQEMVDELLGIAKTKNIEMNESEFQKDISYIKASMKSQIGRMMFGNQGWYPILLNEDNQFLKSKTLFPEAEKLAHFR
- a CDS encoding DUF3108 domain-containing protein is translated as MGAFPVITVRKNSLQRYTILVAVVLLSFFYNLFSAPTPIESGNVVFYEGENLLYNVRYGFIDLGTVRMKTFGKFVKNGKTLWKVCSYIDSYQGVPFVDLHVIYESHIDESGYPSQFTARTFDDGKWYYTVYDFDQTQHKIFVTIGTGTKDVMKSATYRDTVAVNKKYQDGLSIFYYARQKSGLNMFEVIPTYQNEKVSTTDLQFSSSVSLTELDAVDYPVSIHYLEGKANFIGIFGLTGGFRGWFSSDDARVPILAKLNVLLGSVTFELIEWKRGTWTPPHSFDE
- a CDS encoding gamma carbonic anhydrase family protein, translating into MKKNKLLIPYKNILPNVHPTVYIAEGAKIIGDVVIGKNSSIWFNAVVRGDVNYIRIGENTNIQDGCLLHVRNNKYPLVLGSNVTLGHGVIAHGCMIENYCLLGMGVIVLDNARIGSYSLIAAGTVVKEHQIIPEGMLVAGIPAKILRPLSEEEKHSLEQSAENYVQYVRNYREAN